DNA from Ananas comosus cultivar F153 linkage group 12, ASM154086v1, whole genome shotgun sequence:
CATAACCCGAATGTTAGAAATTCTGGTTTTTAACTGTGTTTCGATACCAACCCGATGTAGTACTGGTACTCGGCTTGGTATTGGTACTCACAACTTTGTTCCGcagaacccgagagctgtccaatttGTCACTCAACTGAGTTCCGGTATCTCaagtccagtaccggtactcaacccaaataatgcaattttacaaaatttgatcACCGAAGTTCGTTTTTGCGCTTATTATGCCTCAAAAACACTCCTAAGCCGGCCAAAATTAGTCCAAACCTTCATAATAGTATTAAGAACTATTCTCTCACtagaactctgcaatttgcagaaGTTCACTGCGCTACACATACCccctttattaatattttatttcagagtCTTCAGCACCAACGACTGATCGAGATAAAAGGATTATGGATAGTTAGCATCTCCTACCCTTTTTGTGTATGTAGCCGGACCACCTATCAGTGTATATAGTAGCCTGTACAGTACTTTGAGGTTTGAAGTGGTCAGAGATGTTGTACTATTTTGAGGATTGGCATGGTGATGATTGTATATCTTTACAGTGtttctattatatatagttattattttCATGTGATACTTACTGTTGGTATGCattatgaataatatatataggaaacGAGAATGATCACAATttctatctctattttttttcctttctatctctattttttttttccactactccttctcttcttcttcttctctgtatccttttactttttttaaaaaaaaaacttctttctCTTGCCTAGGTGTGTGGGTGCGTGTATGAACTGGGGGAAACTAGGGGAGACAACAACAAGAGAGGCGGTGTTCTCAATCACGGTGGCATTGGTGGTGTAGGTCGTGATGAAGCAACACGGGCACGGCTTAGCGATATCAATTTGGCCTCGAGAAAGCTAGGCGAAGGGCGTGTGTCAgggtttctgattttttttcgCAATTCTTTTTCCCAAGCTTTTCGTATTATACAAGTGATAAAGGACTTAATAGTTGGTATCCAGGATCTCTCGTTCGATACCTAGTtactttacatttctagcttagtttaattctaaaaaatataaatagtgtataccatgctctctctctctctctctctctctctctctctctctctctaaaaataaaaataaaaaaaaaaatacacacaCACCAATGTACAAGGTGCCTTCCATACAATTTGACCTTTCCAATACACGCCGCAACTTGTGTTTGTATGTGGATTGTGTACCCTACTTCCGCGTTTATTAATAGCATCTAACAAAGAATAGGAAAAGCATCTAAAGCTTATGTCgcaataaaaagataaaagtacGTAAGATTCTAACCTCTACAAGTAAAATGTTCAATTTGATACGTCCAGTTTTGTTATTAGTGATGTAACATTTAGTTATATAACACTACATCCTACAGCAAAACTAAACAAGCTATTTATGAATTTTCAAGTATCTCCAATTTCGAAAAGCAGCTAATTGACACCTTGCTTAGAACCCAGTAAGTCCAAGGTGTCTGGCTTTGAGCCCGTTACTCTCTCACTTTTGCAATTGTAAGGCTTAAGAGCTCTTGAGCGAAGCCCCCTTGTAAATCAGCCGTTCAATACGGagttaaaatttagattaaaaacTAAAGACAAATTTAAAATGTGCCACGAGACAGTTGTTtagttataaattaaaattacaattacaTCTAATAGCAAGTCTATTGGAAAATAGACGAAGTTCTGAAAAGATAGAAGGTGGTAGCGAAATAAATGCCCGAATTAAAGAAGAATggtttcttttaaaaaaaaaaaaaaaaaaaaaaaaaaaggtaatgcTCATGGAAGACATTGGAAGTAGAGGGACCATTGATCTGTACTAGTTTTGCAAAATCTTCTATTCCCTTCTAAGTAATGAGCAAGGGACAAGATACATGAAATCCCATAGGCACCTTTACTACTCAGAATTGAACACAAGAATTGGGGGGGAAACAATGCCCTAGCCTTTTCAAATGCAATTGTGAATAATTGTACAAGGGTGGGAGAGATCAGAAAGAGATTAACCCATAACATGTTAATGACAATTCCCAAAAAAATACCCCACACCCCTTTCGGCTTTTTCCTATTTAATGAATCAGCTTTTCCTCATATAACCAGCTGTCTCTAAAAGCTCGCATTCTCTCTTTTGGCGAATCGAGCTGCTGTCTAACAGTTAAACGGCAGCTCTTCGACTTTGATCTCCATTGCCGAATCACCAAGCAGCAGGAGAAGAACTTTTGAGCAACAAGCAGTTTTGGGGACAAATTAACTGCTAAGACCGAAGAAGCGGGTTAAACCGATCGAAGATGATGCGCCCTCCTCGCCCAATTCTTCCGTGAAACCGCAGGGTAGGGGCCGAACCATCTTCAACAGGCGGACCCACTGGCGCGCTGATGCCTGTAGCAGCGAGCTTCTCTATATCCAACGGCCTCGTGAACAGCATAACTGGCTCTTGTGCCTCCTGAATCAATTGAAGACATGACCCAAAAAAGATGTTTAAATTGTAGAAGTTAACCTAGAACAgagaaaacaaagaaacaagtaaaaaaaatgttgaagttCTCGTCGGACCTATTAGAAGTTAGAAAACAAGATCAAAATACATGGGAATGACAAGAGAAAACTTTATGGCTACAAGTTTCCGTTGATAATTAACAAAAGGTATAttccctctcaaaaaaaaaaacaaaataatggGAATACTAGATCCTCCTGAGGCACCTTCTCATGCCTCTCATCAACCAACTAGAGTAAGCAAAAAGAGATACATGGGAGAGAACATTTAGAATGGATGCCAGAAAAAACTAATCCATTATAACGCCTACATGGATAGGAGGACTATATGATGTGATATGCGGACTTTACGCAAGGACAGTAAAATATCATTtactttcattattattttaggATTCCATGTCCCACTAAAGAGGTGACCAGCTTGGATCTTGATGAGTACGCCCAAAATAGAATATGGtagtttgaatttatttttttcttttttcctttttgcatatTCTCCCTGGTTATCCATTTAGTCGACGTCGCTTAAGGCtttatttggatgcatgaacatcGTATCCAGTATATCCATTCAATTTACTCACGAGGCATGTAGTATTTGGTAGATAAGGAATATGATCAAATGTCTAGCATCAATATCATATTCCCCCTTCAAGTCATCTttttggaataagataaatctgCTATCCTACCAATCATGGATGCCAAGATCACAGAGCAAAAAACTAAAAACCTAGCTTTCAATCACACAAAATTCTTTAGAATAAGTTATCATTGGATATCTTATTCCAATATTCAGACAGGCCCTAAATATTTTGTTCCCATGCAACCGAAAAACaaagaaaggaagaaatatAGCATACCCTCTTGCGTAGCCAACCATTAGGCAGAGGTTCTTGTTTCAACTCATGCTTTACCCGCTGTGGGGGAATCACCCTTAGCTTTAGATTTTGCAATCTCGATTGAGTATTCGAAGGCCAATCATTCGTTCGTTCATTTGTTGCATCCTCAGAATCCATATACTCGTCTTCATCGCTTGAATCTGATTGGGAGCCTACTAATGCAGTTCCGTCTTCAACAAGCTGTGCCCCATGCTTCATATAGCATAAAGAATGGTGTCATCCAAATGCAAGAATGAGAAACCACTAGCAATTAGCTGTGAGCAAAACagtatatagaaaatgaataggctaaattacaaaacaaAAACCGTGTGAATACccctttttttactttccctccctgacttttaaaaacctatattttgctcccttaaaatttcagaaatgttTTTAGAGGGTACAGCGTTAATggtgagggcaaaatgaccaaattgcccttacttatataaaaaataattaatatatttctattattttgaagggtattttcagtataaattataagaaatggatgAAAAAAATGATAGAACCTTGACGGAGGGAGACTAAATAtaacaacttgaaatgttgcgggggtaaaatataggtttttgaaagttagggagGGAAAATGTAAAAGCGGGTATCTATAaagaggttttctgtaatttagtcaaataaatatataccaAACAATTAGAACTTTAGAAAGGCTATGACCGAGCTAGAAATGTGCTTGAGTAGGTTGCGATAGCCAATGACAGATACTGCATGCGACTATCTAATCCAGCattaaacaacaataaataGCAAATATGTGTTTgcaaacataaaaagaaaagcCTGACACTATATCTTCTACTCCTTTTGGAGCAAGGGATTCAAGGCTTTGCGGTTTAAGAATGCCCCTGTTATGTACGCCCCACCGATTGAGGGTATCTTCGGTCTCTAGGACTTCTTTAATGGCCTTCAAGGAATTCTGACCAAAGAGGTTTTGATATAtggaataaaaatatgtatatggGGAAATCAAACCATTAAACAGTAGTACATTagtcactatttttttttttttttggtgttttataatattgatgaaaatgttaCTATCAGTATCAAGTGGAAATCTGCCCACACCATTATCAATAAATCCCAAATTTTGTTTCGGTTAAAACTCTGCATtaataaaacaaagaaaaagggaaGTAGTAGTTAAACATGTTGACACTACATAAACAACAAGATATTGTATGAACAACAAACAAGATGATTGTATACAAACATCAATAGTTGTTTTCTCACAATggcaaaaaatatgaaactaccAGCAATTTTGCAACCCCCAACACAAAACAAAATCCAGGAGGAAGAAAAACCATATATGGAACTTCTCCTTTTTTAAGTCATACGTAAGTATACCTGTCTATGTAGATTAATAGAGTATAAAGAATTACAGAGAAACCACTTGGGAGTCTTTATTGTTTCTTGTAATTCAGTAGACCTTTGTCATGCACAATAGCAGGATAAATAAACTTAAGGCTCCCAAAAAGAAACTAGTGCTAAGAAGAAGTTTTACCAAGTACCTTATATTTCATTTGTATACGTTGAAGGCTGACCTCGCACTCCAATATATCtcgcttcttttcttctctctgcACATAAAAGCTTTCTTAGTAGCAGAAAACACAGCTTTTCaacatttaaaataattcaaaatgaaAAACAACTTCTCGTAGTTGATTAGACTTTGCTTTGTGAAAGAACCTTAATCAGAGCCTCCAATAGTGTCTTTGCCTGGCCCAAGCTACGCCTAACCTGATGCAAATTTCAAAAgagattttatattaaataaattacgTACTGCAAAATTCCAGATTTTATTCCGAACTACCAATTCCCGATAAATAGCAATCAAGAGAAAAAATTCTTGTCAAACAATCAACAAGTAGGCGTACAAAGAAAAAGCCAAGTCTTTCAAATTAAGGTTTACCGATTGGCTGAAAGTCTGAAACATTAATTTCTGCCAATCTTGATATGAAACTGCCCAAGCTTCAGGGTATAGGCAAAACAAAATAAGGTCCGACCAAAACTTACAACTTCGATCAACAGTACAGTGTGTAAACAATCCATTTTCCATAATTTAGAGTTACGGCCATAAACAACGAGGCTGTGGAATAAGAATAGCCAAACAGCATGCCAGTAACCCTGTCACTGTAGATCATTCCGAAATAAGCCCTTGAACTTTATTACTATTAATACTATATTTAATCGGCATCCCCTCATTttcatttgttttgatttgagttattttggTCAATTGAATTGGGATTTCATAAAAGTTAATGATTCCATTAGCTATTGTTATTTTATTAACAATAAAATCCACACTTCATGTAGCCAAAAAGTAGTTAGAACTATGAAATTCGACCGTATTAATGTTTAATGGAACCCTATTCCAATTGACTAaaataactgaaaaaaaaaagtactggatgctaattatagaaaaataaagttaagGGGCATATTTCAAATGTTTTACAATTGGAGTCTCTGCACATCCTCACTGTACCTTTAGTTCTGGTTTAGTCAAGTAGGATTTTGCCAAACACCTCATCTGAAAGGGATGGCGCTTGGCCAGAAAGGGTCCAATTTATAGTTCATATGTGTTGCTAGGCAGAAAATGGTCCAATTAGTGCTCATCTGTGTtgcttgcaaaaaaaaaaaaagatccaaTTTAgtgtttatacatgttgtttggagaaaaaaaagaaaaaggactaTATCCTGGGCCCCTaaacaaaagctccaatttagTGGCATCCAGCTGAATGAGTCATTTGGGAATCCCCTTGCACGAAGTGGGATAAGATAAGGGTAAGGAGACAATGGCACAAAAACAAAATCATACAACCAAAGTAATTGTCTGGAAAACTCGTTGCCCTAAGAACGCATGCAAGCAACTGCTTTTAGAAGTATGAAAAGCAAACAACATAATACATGTAACAAAATAGGGAGCAATAAACTTTACCAGACGAAGCTTCTCAAAGGATTGGGCATTGTTTTCTCTCCTTTGCATCTGAGAAAAGAAGAGTATAGATAATTATAGTACTTCGTACAAATGTAAGTAGTAATATTTAATATGTTGCTCTCACCCTTCTTGTGTGAAGACGAGGAGCCTTTTCCCTCGGTCTAAACACATTGTAGGGATTTGTATCATTCACTGGCGGAGGAGGCTGCAGAGAATGTATAGAAATTTACTCTTTCAAAACAAGCAGGAATAACGAAAATGTAGACAAAATAATATACAGTTTGCAACAGATTTCAGTGGACTAGGAGGGCAATATAATCAATAACAAAATTTACGATTAACTATTGGATTTATTAGTTACTTTGGTTGGAAGAATACCAGAGTCCACGGAAGAAGACCATCGAAAGCGTACAAAATATGTTGGCAGTTTACTTATAAGCTATTTAGTTAATTACGTAATTAACGAATAACCACATTGACGGATCAAAGGGACAACGTGAAGCTACCTGAGAAAAGCGCTAAAACAAAGTATAGCATCTTGCGTCTAATATAATTGCCATAAAAACCAAAGAAAGAACGGATAATAATTACTAACATACTCAATAATGCTTTCAGTGAGAATTATTGTGACGCCCCCGCTTCTCGAGAGGTCATCCATCCTaaacccatcctagaactactctaacCCTAACAAGCTTAACCCTCTTAGCTTTTAAGCgtagccaccgcccaaaatgttATAGCTAGGTTAAGatgtttagtcctattataccttatatatagaactattccaAATTCTGGAAATGTCACAATTACGGAAACCACTAATAATTACCTGTAACCGTCGAAGAATAGGTTTCTGCCACCGCTCCCGCTGATAAATGATAGAAAAACATGCTTGATTAGACCAAAAAAGTTTTAaacttctctctctatatatatacatatatatgtatagagtgcctctggtatgcttttggaagcacggagcactccgtgcttccaagtcgttttcaatgttgggactttcgaatcgacgatcagctccgttagacttggtctagagtattttaagtatctagaaaataaattttgcgatttttttatatcattgcctagtgatcgaagtggctcaaaatcaacggctgaaaataaaaatcttacaaaaatatgatgatatgacattaaaattttagatcaaaaatattgatcttgttttatatagtataaagaattttctatcaaaatttcacgtgatttggatatttctacaccgttaaacttgcaaacggctcaccacggctattaaaattattgattttgagccccttcgatcactaggcaaatgatatcgaaaaatcacaaaatttattttctaggtacttcaaaattcaaatactctagatcaagtttaacggagctgatggtcaattcgaaagtcccaacatcgaaaacgacttggaagcacgaaaggctccgtgcttccagaatcATACCGGCTcactctatatgtatatacatatatatgtatatacacatatataagtatatatacacatatatgtatatgtatatgtatatgtatatatgtatatatatatatggctaaattacaaaaaaccccCCTATCAATAcccttttttactttccctcaTTGTTATTTAAAAGCCTACACTTTGCA
Protein-coding regions in this window:
- the LOC109718652 gene encoding uncharacterized protein LOC109718652 isoform X5, with the protein product MTMHQPPELPRATRTCCGLRQKLITRCIEFLQRKAQVKFLPRNSVLWIHMKEIMLAPLHNLHRICVEEEPELRLANLLSMIWTMRMRIGLKSLTMSGRFLRLKSILLYLMIISVHLFLSRFEALLFKLEVLDHKTRERAGVITPTLGSPIPVFLQLNSAIEALQSLSVRYAVFRSVHNYWKAKRERWQKPILRRLQPPPPVNDTNPYNVFRPREKAPRLHTRRMQRRENNAQSFEKLRLVRRSLGQAKTLLEALIKREEKKRDILECEVSLQRIQMKYKHGAQLVEDGTALVGSQSDSSDEDEYMDSEDATNERTNDWPSNTQSRLQNLKLRVIPPQRVKHELKQEPLPNGWLRKREAQEPVMLFTRPLDIEKLAATGISAPVGPPVEDGSAPTLRFHGRIGRGGRIIFDRFNPLLRS
- the LOC109718652 gene encoding uncharacterized protein LOC109718652 isoform X2; this encodes MSRLSFRPRPLDINKKLPIVKSIREFEDDDAPTTGASTRNSHLLRAAAEADNEVHRVPAKKSSSEIPTPQFSVVDTYERDYARTFAQPTSYLRGRGARAEIGEFVEYDMDNEDEDWLEEFNHERKILTAENFLDVREAIHDGQCSAIFEKFILFEALLFKLEVLDHKTRERAGVITPTLGSPIPVFLQLNSAIESLSVRYAVFRSVHNYWKAKRERWQKPILRRLQPPPPVNDTNPYNVFRPREKAPRLHTRRMQRRENNAQSFEKLRLVRRSLGQAKTLLEALIKREEKKRDILECEVSLQRIQMKYKHGAQLVEDGTALVGSQSDSSDEDEYMDSEDATNERTNDWPSNTQSRLQNLKLRVIPPQRVKHELKQEPLPNGWLRKREAQEPVMLFTRPLDIEKLAATGISAPVGPPVEDGSAPTLRFHGRIGRGGRIIFDRFNPLLRS
- the LOC109718652 gene encoding uncharacterized protein LOC109718652 isoform X3, translating into MSRLSFRPRPLDINKKLPIVKSIREFEDDDAPTTGASTRNSHLLRAAAEADNEVHRVPAKKSSSEIPTPQFSVVDTYERDYARTFAQPTSYLRGRGELRLANLLSMIWTMRMRIGLKSLTMSGRFLRLKSILLYLMIISVHLFLSRFEALLFKLEVLDHKTRERAGVITPTLGSPIPVFLQLNSAIEALQSLSVRYAVFRSVHNYWKAKRERWQKPILRRLQPPPPVNDTNPYNVFRPREKAPRLHTRRMQRRENNAQSFEKLRLVRRSLGQAKTLLEALIKREEKKRDILECEVSLQRIQMKYKHGAQLVEDGTALVGSQSDSSDEDEYMDSEDATNERTNDWPSNTQSRLQNLKLRVIPPQRVKHELKQEPLPNGWLRKREAQEPVMLFTRPLDIEKLAATGISAPVGPPVEDGSAPTLRFHGRIGRGGRIIFDRFNPLLRS
- the LOC109718652 gene encoding uncharacterized protein LOC109718652 isoform X1, producing MSRLSFRPRPLDINKKLPIVKSIREFEDDDAPTTGASTRNSHLLRAAAEADNEVHRVPAKKSSSEIPTPQFSVVDTYERDYARTFAQPTSYLRGRGARAEIGEFVEYDMDNEDEDWLEEFNHERKILTAENFLDVREAIHDGQCSAIFEKFILFEALLFKLEVLDHKTRERAGVITPTLGSPIPVFLQLNSAIEALQSLSVRYAVFRSVHNYWKAKRERWQKPILRRLQPPPPVNDTNPYNVFRPREKAPRLHTRRMQRRENNAQSFEKLRLVRRSLGQAKTLLEALIKREEKKRDILECEVSLQRIQMKYKHGAQLVEDGTALVGSQSDSSDEDEYMDSEDATNERTNDWPSNTQSRLQNLKLRVIPPQRVKHELKQEPLPNGWLRKREAQEPVMLFTRPLDIEKLAATGISAPVGPPVEDGSAPTLRFHGRIGRGGRIIFDRFNPLLRS
- the LOC109718652 gene encoding uncharacterized protein LOC109718652 isoform X4; protein product: MSRLSFRPRPLDINKKLPIVKSIREFEDDDAPTTGASTRNSHLLRAAAEADNEVHRVPAKKSSSEIPTPQFSVVDTYERDYARTFAQPTSYLRGRGARAEIGEFVEYDMDNEDEDWLEEFNHERKILTAEKFEALLFKLEVLDHKTRERAGVITPTLGSPIPVFLQLNSAIEALQSLSVRYAVFRSVHNYWKAKRERWQKPILRRLQPPPPVNDTNPYNVFRPREKAPRLHTRRMQRRENNAQSFEKLRLVRRSLGQAKTLLEALIKREEKKRDILECEVSLQRIQMKYKHGAQLVEDGTALVGSQSDSSDEDEYMDSEDATNERTNDWPSNTQSRLQNLKLRVIPPQRVKHELKQEPLPNGWLRKREAQEPVMLFTRPLDIEKLAATGISAPVGPPVEDGSAPTLRFHGRIGRGGRIIFDRFNPLLRS